The Verrucomicrobium spinosum DSM 4136 = JCM 18804 genome includes a region encoding these proteins:
- a CDS encoding sigma-70 family RNA polymerase sigma factor: MPLIPVETLQRAQAGELKAQAAFVQFYQREVRAFVSMLTADLASVDDLAQETFLRALDRLDRIQQPESTGAFLRGIARNVALEHARRYRRQSERAQKFVRLMEDLAPGEDTQDDWWSDDTELTGALKTCMGTLPEKSRSILDWRYREECDATEIAARLGTTSTAIRATLKRVRVSLWQCIRGRYEMAGVRG; encoded by the coding sequence ATGCCCCTGATTCCCGTCGAAACCCTGCAAAGGGCCCAAGCTGGCGAGCTCAAGGCTCAGGCTGCGTTTGTCCAATTTTACCAGCGGGAGGTGCGGGCCTTCGTGTCCATGCTGACCGCGGATCTCGCCTCGGTGGATGACCTCGCGCAGGAGACCTTCTTGAGAGCCCTGGACCGGCTGGACCGGATCCAGCAACCGGAGAGCACGGGCGCTTTCCTCCGCGGCATCGCCCGAAATGTCGCGCTGGAGCACGCCCGCCGCTATCGACGTCAATCCGAGCGAGCTCAAAAATTCGTCCGCCTCATGGAGGACCTCGCCCCCGGTGAAGACACCCAGGACGACTGGTGGTCAGACGATACCGAGCTCACCGGCGCTCTGAAGACCTGCATGGGCACCCTGCCAGAGAAGTCCCGCTCCATTCTGGACTGGCGCTACCGCGAGGAGTGCGACGCCACTGAGATCGCCGCCCGCCTCGGCACCACCTCCACCGCCATCCGTGCCACCCTCAAACGCGTGCGGGTGAGCCTATGGCAGTGCATCCGGGGTCGGTATGAGATGGCCGGGGTCAGGGGGTAG
- the ppdK gene encoding pyruvate, phosphate dikinase encodes MAKKATKGGAEKTKYVYFFGAGKADGNGSMKALLGGKGANLAEMSRIGLPVPPGYTISTEVCTYYYDNKKTYPATLQKQMEAGVAGMEKIMGYKFGDTKKMPLLLAVRSGARDSMPGMMDTILNLGLNDQTVQALVSATNNERFAWDCYRRFIQMYGDVVMGVQKRPDEDEDPFEAVIHKLKHDNHEDDVDDAHLTVDDYKELVALFKKLVKDRTGKDFPTNPWDQLNGAVGAVFGSWNNDRAIVYRRKYNIPHEWGTAVNVQAMVFGNTGDNSGSGVAFTRDPATGEKVFYGEFLINAQGEDVVAGVRTPSPVADLQAVMPKPYKELDRIRHVLEAHFKDVQDFEFTIQEGKVFMLQTRNGKRTGVAAVRFAVEMEKEKLIDWKTAIKRVPADQLEQVLAPIFESKAVKAAKVIASGLNAGPGAASGKIYFNSDRAAAAGDKGERVLLVRNETSPEDIRGMLASEGILTLKGGVSSHAALVARQMGKVCVCGASDKTPGMSIDYEARTFTVGGKTYKEGDSLSIDGSNGFVYEGNLPTAPSEITQALVDGNKDALAGRNYQNFSKLMNWCSKVSRLTVRTNADSPDQVANALAFGAVGIGLCRTEHMFFEGDRIYAVREMIMATDEAGRKKALAKLLPYQREDFTGIFKALKGLPATIRLLDPPLHEFLPKEDQENEMKDTMKKTGMSREFIVQRIHQLHEFNPMLGHRGCRLGIAYPEITEMQARAIFEAAADVIKAGVKVKPEVMIPLVGFKKELDLQVEIVHRVAKEVISERKVKIDYQVGTMIEVPRGAITADEIAETAEFFSFGTNDLTQTALGISRDDMGAFLTPYQENEVFKKNPFATLDQVGVGALMKIAVEKGNATRPGIKLGICGEHGGDPDSVKFCHRIGLNYVSCSPFRVAIARLAAAQAALEEEAQQDGSKVAPKKAVRGKASAKPAVTARAGKVAAAKTKTATSNPVTRNKPMAKKAAKKAAKKAAPAKKAAKKK; translated from the coding sequence ATGGCAAAAAAAGCAACCAAAGGCGGCGCGGAGAAAACAAAATACGTTTACTTCTTCGGAGCAGGTAAAGCAGACGGCAACGGCTCTATGAAGGCGCTGCTGGGCGGTAAAGGGGCCAACCTCGCGGAAATGAGCCGCATCGGTCTTCCAGTACCTCCCGGGTACACGATCTCGACGGAGGTCTGCACCTACTACTACGACAACAAGAAGACTTATCCTGCCACGCTGCAGAAGCAGATGGAAGCTGGCGTGGCTGGCATGGAAAAGATCATGGGCTACAAGTTCGGCGACACCAAGAAGATGCCGCTGCTCCTTGCAGTGCGCTCCGGTGCCCGCGACTCGATGCCAGGCATGATGGACACGATCCTCAACCTTGGTCTTAACGACCAGACGGTGCAGGCTCTCGTCAGCGCCACGAACAACGAGCGTTTTGCCTGGGACTGCTACCGCCGTTTCATCCAGATGTACGGCGACGTGGTGATGGGCGTGCAGAAGCGTCCGGATGAAGACGAAGATCCGTTTGAGGCTGTCATCCACAAGCTCAAGCACGACAACCACGAAGATGACGTGGACGACGCCCACCTGACCGTGGACGACTACAAAGAGCTCGTCGCTCTCTTCAAGAAGCTCGTCAAAGACCGCACGGGCAAGGACTTCCCGACCAATCCCTGGGACCAGCTTAACGGTGCCGTCGGCGCAGTGTTCGGCTCCTGGAACAACGACCGCGCGATCGTTTATCGCCGCAAGTACAACATCCCGCACGAGTGGGGTACCGCTGTCAACGTGCAGGCGATGGTGTTCGGCAACACGGGTGACAACTCCGGCTCCGGCGTTGCGTTCACGCGTGACCCCGCCACCGGTGAGAAGGTGTTCTACGGTGAGTTCCTCATCAACGCCCAGGGCGAAGACGTCGTCGCTGGCGTGCGTACCCCGAGCCCCGTGGCTGATCTTCAGGCAGTGATGCCGAAGCCCTACAAGGAGCTCGACCGCATCCGCCACGTGCTCGAAGCGCACTTCAAAGACGTGCAGGACTTCGAGTTCACGATCCAAGAGGGCAAGGTGTTCATGCTCCAGACCCGTAACGGCAAGCGCACCGGCGTTGCCGCCGTCCGCTTCGCAGTGGAAATGGAGAAGGAGAAGCTCATCGACTGGAAGACCGCCATCAAGCGCGTTCCCGCCGACCAGCTTGAGCAGGTGCTTGCTCCGATCTTTGAATCCAAGGCTGTGAAAGCCGCCAAGGTCATCGCCTCCGGCCTCAACGCTGGTCCTGGTGCCGCCTCCGGCAAGATCTACTTCAACTCTGACCGCGCAGCTGCTGCTGGCGACAAGGGTGAGCGCGTCCTCCTCGTGCGTAACGAGACCTCCCCGGAAGACATCCGCGGCATGTTGGCCTCCGAAGGCATTCTCACCCTCAAGGGTGGTGTGTCCTCCCACGCGGCACTCGTCGCCCGTCAGATGGGCAAGGTGTGTGTGTGCGGTGCGTCTGACAAGACCCCGGGCATGAGCATCGATTACGAAGCACGTACCTTCACCGTGGGTGGCAAGACCTACAAAGAAGGCGACTCGCTCTCCATCGACGGTTCCAACGGCTTCGTGTATGAAGGCAACCTGCCGACCGCTCCTTCCGAGATCACCCAGGCGCTGGTGGACGGCAACAAGGACGCCCTTGCAGGCCGCAACTACCAGAACTTCAGCAAGCTGATGAACTGGTGCTCCAAGGTGTCCCGCCTGACGGTCCGCACCAACGCAGACAGCCCTGACCAGGTGGCCAACGCCCTGGCGTTCGGCGCAGTGGGCATCGGCCTCTGCCGTACGGAGCACATGTTCTTCGAAGGGGACCGCATCTACGCCGTTCGCGAGATGATCATGGCCACCGACGAAGCCGGCCGCAAGAAGGCTCTTGCGAAGCTGCTTCCTTATCAGCGTGAAGACTTCACCGGCATCTTCAAGGCCCTCAAGGGTCTGCCGGCGACGATCCGCCTCCTTGACCCGCCGCTCCACGAGTTCCTTCCCAAGGAAGACCAGGAGAACGAGATGAAGGACACGATGAAGAAGACCGGCATGAGCCGCGAGTTCATCGTTCAGCGCATTCATCAGCTTCACGAGTTCAACCCGATGCTGGGTCACCGCGGCTGCCGTCTTGGCATCGCGTATCCCGAGATCACCGAGATGCAGGCCCGCGCCATCTTTGAGGCCGCTGCTGACGTGATCAAGGCTGGCGTCAAGGTGAAGCCGGAAGTGATGATCCCGCTCGTGGGCTTCAAAAAGGAACTCGACTTGCAGGTTGAAATCGTGCACCGTGTCGCCAAGGAAGTGATTTCCGAGCGCAAGGTGAAGATTGACTATCAGGTCGGCACCATGATCGAAGTTCCCCGTGGTGCAATCACGGCGGACGAGATCGCTGAAACGGCTGAGTTCTTCAGCTTCGGCACGAACGACCTCACCCAGACCGCTCTCGGCATCAGCCGTGACGACATGGGTGCGTTCCTTACGCCGTATCAAGAGAACGAAGTCTTCAAGAAGAACCCGTTTGCCACCCTTGATCAGGTGGGTGTGGGCGCACTCATGAAGATCGCTGTGGAGAAGGGCAACGCAACGCGCCCCGGCATCAAGCTCGGCATCTGTGGCGAGCATGGTGGCGATCCCGACAGCGTGAAGTTCTGTCACCGTATTGGTTTGAATTATGTGAGCTGCAGCCCGTTCCGCGTGGCCATTGCCCGCCTTGCTGCAGCCCAGGCAGCGTTGGAGGAAGAAGCGCAGCAGGATGGCTCCAAAGTTGCTCCGAAAAAAGCTGTCCGTGGTAAAGCAAGTGCCAAGCCCGCCGTGACGGCGCGCGCCGGCAAGGTTGCCGCGGCCAAGACAAAAACAGCAACCAGCAACCCAGTAACGAGGAACAAACCTATGGCCAAGAAAGCCGCCAAGAAAGCCGCCAAGAAGGCTGCACCTGCCAAGAAAGCTGCCAAGAAAAAGTAA
- a CDS encoding LamG-like jellyroll fold domain-containing protein, whose protein sequence is MTDSDFQKLIEHLAGESPPEEVFENLDPADLSPEQRKELALFLRTQTLIKQELAGGEAFVRRVMTWAGESEKDTFTAKVIDLRSHGRETKRSSRSLAPWWVALAACIAAAASWWRPALTPAGPVIADNSASNAVAVLVDELDASFADGRSPQKTGFAPGPYKLENGLAHVRMINGTDLVLKAPVAFHIDDPMRVRLQTGDMRVVVPDTAHGFIVATDGVDYQDLGTEFGVSAGESGTSQMHVFDGQVDVLKTDGTKIESVTLGQTVAFAQGNLSAAPAPEKDKFPSASEIGMRRWLQLSQGWRDDPTLLCYYSFQKNPESPRELQDIKTSGVPLAAQVSGARWVTGRWPGKDALFFDHDDDQAIVDIPGEYSQLTVAAWVLLDRYDFPNNAIFASDGWEAKDFHMNLNGQGRLFGGTYPRTTYTQLTDDVVQPGVWSLVVLVTNEDRRRTEGWINGRLAFTGDMINVWGIRPGRCRIGGCNPKPGEGNPVRTLRGRIDELFVWKRALTKDEIHRLYEEGRPSLLEVSRPAASAQ, encoded by the coding sequence ATGACTGACTCCGATTTTCAGAAACTCATCGAACACCTGGCAGGTGAATCCCCGCCGGAAGAAGTGTTTGAAAACCTGGACCCCGCCGACCTTTCCCCTGAGCAGCGCAAGGAACTGGCCCTGTTCCTGCGGACCCAGACGCTGATCAAGCAGGAGCTTGCGGGGGGCGAGGCCTTTGTGCGTCGCGTCATGACCTGGGCCGGCGAGTCGGAAAAAGACACCTTCACCGCCAAGGTGATCGACCTGCGCAGTCATGGTCGCGAGACCAAGCGCTCCTCGCGCTCCCTGGCGCCCTGGTGGGTGGCCTTGGCGGCTTGCATCGCCGCCGCCGCTTCCTGGTGGCGCCCAGCCCTCACCCCTGCCGGGCCGGTGATTGCAGACAACTCAGCGAGCAATGCGGTGGCCGTGCTGGTGGATGAACTTGATGCATCCTTCGCCGACGGCCGATCTCCACAAAAGACGGGCTTTGCCCCTGGGCCATACAAGCTGGAGAATGGCCTCGCCCATGTCCGCATGATCAACGGCACGGACCTCGTGCTGAAGGCCCCGGTGGCGTTCCACATCGATGACCCCATGCGCGTCCGCCTGCAGACAGGGGACATGCGCGTGGTCGTGCCAGACACGGCCCACGGCTTCATCGTCGCCACCGACGGAGTGGACTACCAGGACCTGGGCACCGAGTTCGGCGTGAGCGCTGGCGAGTCCGGCACCAGCCAGATGCACGTCTTCGATGGTCAGGTGGACGTCCTCAAGACAGACGGCACCAAGATCGAGTCCGTGACGCTGGGCCAGACGGTGGCCTTTGCGCAGGGCAACCTCTCCGCGGCACCGGCTCCGGAGAAAGACAAGTTCCCCAGCGCCAGTGAGATCGGCATGCGCCGCTGGCTACAGCTCAGTCAGGGCTGGAGGGATGATCCCACCCTCCTCTGCTACTACTCCTTCCAGAAGAATCCTGAGTCCCCCCGCGAGCTACAGGACATCAAGACCAGCGGCGTTCCTTTGGCCGCGCAAGTCTCTGGAGCCCGCTGGGTCACCGGGCGCTGGCCGGGCAAGGACGCCCTCTTCTTTGACCACGATGACGATCAAGCCATCGTGGACATACCCGGGGAATACTCGCAGCTCACTGTGGCAGCGTGGGTCCTCCTCGACCGCTATGACTTCCCCAACAACGCCATCTTTGCCTCCGATGGCTGGGAGGCAAAGGACTTCCACATGAACCTGAATGGGCAGGGGCGCCTCTTTGGCGGCACCTACCCCCGCACGACGTACACCCAGTTGACGGATGATGTGGTGCAGCCCGGCGTCTGGTCGCTCGTCGTTCTGGTCACCAATGAGGATCGGAGGCGCACCGAAGGTTGGATCAACGGTCGCCTGGCCTTTACAGGAGACATGATCAACGTCTGGGGCATCCGCCCAGGGCGATGCCGCATCGGCGGTTGCAACCCCAAGCCGGGCGAGGGCAATCCCGTTCGCACCCTGCGCGGCCGTATCGACGAGCTTTTTGTCTGGAAACGCGCCCTCACCAAGGACGAGATCCACCGCCTGTACGAGGAGGGCCGCCCCTCCTTGCTGGAGGTCTCCCGTCCTGCCGCGTCAGCCCAGTAG
- a CDS encoding GNAT family N-acetyltransferase, with translation MQLTPLTPSDHDATASLLHRSLVHWYETRLRQGARFGDRPEPFRIFPEVYEALDPGQAVAVRDDASGALVGVCFIHPRETHVSVGIVATDPDSSGRGAARLMMEHAVSIARDRGLPLRLVSSALNLDSFSLYTKLGFIPHTLYQDVLFNVPVEGLPGPPPARADLVRPARPSDATPMADLEQELQAIRRDPDMHFFLKNEVGSWKSLVLENEASGKLDGFMVYSVHPSFRMTGPGVARDESAAAALLWAALDAQRGDATVLLAPCLAGDLVRTLYRWGGRNVELHTAQILGPIPQTKGLAFPTFLPESA, from the coding sequence GTGCAACTGACTCCACTGACTCCCTCCGACCACGACGCAACGGCCAGCCTGCTGCACCGGTCGCTTGTCCACTGGTATGAGACGCGGCTGCGCCAGGGGGCAAGGTTCGGTGATCGTCCGGAGCCATTTCGGATCTTTCCCGAGGTCTATGAGGCCCTGGACCCCGGACAAGCCGTGGCTGTCCGGGACGACGCCTCTGGTGCCCTGGTCGGCGTTTGTTTCATCCATCCCAGGGAAACCCACGTGTCCGTCGGCATCGTGGCCACTGACCCGGATTCCTCCGGCCGCGGAGCCGCCCGGCTGATGATGGAGCACGCTGTGTCCATCGCTCGTGATCGCGGCCTGCCTCTGCGGCTGGTCTCCAGTGCCCTGAATCTGGATTCTTTCTCCCTGTACACGAAACTGGGCTTTATCCCGCATACCCTTTATCAGGATGTTCTCTTCAATGTCCCTGTCGAAGGTCTGCCAGGGCCTCCGCCCGCACGAGCTGACCTTGTACGTCCTGCCCGGCCATCTGACGCGACTCCCATGGCTGACCTGGAGCAGGAGTTGCAAGCGATCCGACGGGACCCGGACATGCACTTCTTCCTGAAGAACGAAGTCGGTTCATGGAAATCTCTCGTGCTGGAGAATGAAGCCTCCGGGAAGCTGGACGGGTTCATGGTGTACAGCGTCCACCCTTCCTTCCGCATGACCGGTCCCGGCGTGGCACGTGATGAATCGGCAGCCGCCGCGCTCCTGTGGGCGGCTCTCGATGCCCAGCGGGGAGACGCCACCGTGCTGCTCGCCCCCTGCCTGGCGGGAGATCTGGTGCGCACTTTGTACCGCTGGGGTGGAAGGAATGTGGAGCTGCACACCGCCCAGATTCTTGGGCCAATCCCCCAGACCAAGGGCCTCGCCTTCCCGACGTTCCTTCCCGAGTCCGCATAG
- a CDS encoding prepilin-type N-terminal cleavage/methylation domain-containing protein, translated as MKTLNPVVRLKHGFTLIEMLVVIGIIAILATIAIPTGNIVLKKARELQAKTAMKGLEIAIKGYQTEYNRYPLAADQTDDSAVYDTTDESGQQLLAVLMATDTTNNPRRVRFYDPPPAKNQTNGYDSTTGNLYDPFGKRKGYKIQIDYDGDGIIEDPYSSGETLSSGVIIYSPGADAIESIGSDTKSDDVKSWQ; from the coding sequence ATGAAGACGCTGAATCCCGTCGTGCGCCTGAAGCACGGCTTCACCCTGATCGAAATGCTGGTCGTGATCGGCATCATCGCCATCCTTGCCACCATCGCCATCCCGACTGGAAACATCGTGCTGAAGAAGGCCCGTGAACTCCAGGCCAAAACCGCCATGAAGGGGCTGGAAATCGCCATCAAGGGTTACCAGACCGAGTACAATCGGTATCCGCTGGCTGCTGATCAGACGGATGATTCGGCCGTCTATGACACCACGGATGAGAGCGGCCAGCAGCTTCTCGCCGTGCTGATGGCAACAGATACTACCAACAACCCGCGCAGAGTCCGGTTCTACGACCCGCCGCCCGCCAAAAACCAAACCAACGGGTATGATTCTACGACTGGCAATCTGTACGATCCCTTCGGCAAGAGAAAGGGATACAAGATCCAGATTGACTACGATGGAGACGGCATCATCGAAGATCCATACAGCTCCGGTGAAACCCTTTCCTCTGGGGTCATCATTTACTCCCCCGGTGCGGATGCTATCGAGAGCATCGGCAGCGACACCAAGTCAGACGACGTCAAGTCCTGGCAGTAA
- a CDS encoding CocE/NonD family hydrolase codes for MLKRARKQIADGTGNTYRGKLSRRHLAGRFVRASVACFLLASMVALVEAETPQGPKIELQANIMVPMRDGIKLATDVYLPAVVPGKQQERLPVILSRIPYNKDVAKRAGNYFASHGYAFVAQDTRGRYGSEGVWKFLTDDGVDGKDCAAWIGKQPWSNGRIGMLGTSYVGGTQHTMALADVPELATVIPVDAASNMGRQGMRNAGAFEMRFWNWIMLKAGLGSVLEKDPAVAAELKALAENRTAYLPQLPLRRGATPLRLAPEYEDWLVEAMNHGADDEFWAPANILADPAKYKDIPVYLVGGWYDSWAGNTTANYAALSRTLKSPVYLMMGPWIHGQQTKGVHGQVDFGDEAAIKDEWAWRKEWFDHWLKGQSNAVGSAAPFASKVRIFVMGTGDGGKNDKGMLRHGGSWRDEQEWPLARAVATPMYLHAGGGLQTEKPPAKEAATTYDYDPRDPVPTLGGNVSSADGIMQQGAWNQRGGEAFWNWSKPVPLSARRDVLVFQTEPLEKDTEVTGEIEVKLWISSSAKDTDFTAKLVDVYPASAEWPDGFDLNVTDGIVRARFRESLKVEKLMVPGEVYPVTIKLYPTSNVFKKGHRIRVDISSSNYPRFDVNPNTGEPLNGHRRMVIATNTIYHHAGRPSQIVLPMVR; via the coding sequence ATGTTGAAACGGGCTCGCAAACAAATCGCGGATGGAACGGGGAACACGTATCGAGGCAAGCTGTCCCGGCGACATCTGGCGGGCCGGTTCGTTCGGGCCTCAGTGGCCTGCTTCCTTCTCGCCAGCATGGTGGCCCTGGTAGAGGCTGAGACGCCTCAAGGTCCCAAGATTGAACTACAGGCCAACATCATGGTGCCGATGCGCGACGGCATCAAACTGGCCACGGATGTGTATCTCCCTGCTGTGGTCCCTGGAAAGCAGCAAGAGCGTCTGCCGGTCATCTTGAGTCGGATCCCGTACAACAAAGATGTGGCGAAGAGGGCCGGCAACTACTTTGCCTCCCACGGGTATGCGTTTGTGGCCCAAGACACCCGCGGTCGCTATGGTTCCGAGGGGGTGTGGAAATTCCTCACGGATGACGGAGTGGATGGGAAGGACTGTGCGGCCTGGATTGGGAAACAACCGTGGTCAAACGGTCGCATCGGGATGCTCGGCACCTCCTATGTGGGCGGCACCCAGCACACGATGGCGCTGGCGGATGTGCCCGAACTGGCCACGGTCATCCCCGTGGATGCCGCGTCCAACATGGGCCGGCAGGGCATGCGCAACGCTGGCGCTTTTGAGATGCGCTTCTGGAACTGGATCATGCTCAAGGCTGGGCTGGGCAGTGTGCTCGAAAAAGATCCGGCCGTGGCCGCGGAACTCAAAGCGCTGGCTGAGAACCGCACCGCCTACCTGCCGCAACTGCCTCTGCGCCGTGGGGCGACTCCTTTGCGTCTCGCTCCCGAGTATGAGGACTGGCTGGTGGAGGCGATGAACCACGGGGCGGACGATGAGTTCTGGGCCCCTGCCAACATCCTGGCGGATCCCGCCAAGTACAAGGACATCCCGGTGTACCTGGTGGGCGGGTGGTATGACTCCTGGGCAGGAAACACTACGGCAAACTATGCGGCGCTCTCACGGACGCTGAAGAGTCCGGTGTACCTCATGATGGGGCCGTGGATCCATGGGCAGCAGACCAAGGGTGTGCATGGGCAGGTGGACTTCGGTGATGAGGCTGCGATCAAGGATGAGTGGGCCTGGCGCAAGGAATGGTTCGACCACTGGCTGAAGGGCCAGAGCAATGCCGTGGGCAGTGCGGCCCCATTCGCCAGCAAGGTCAGGATCTTTGTGATGGGTACGGGTGACGGTGGGAAAAATGATAAGGGGATGCTGCGTCATGGGGGCTCCTGGCGGGATGAACAGGAGTGGCCGCTGGCGCGCGCCGTGGCCACGCCGATGTACCTCCATGCGGGTGGCGGGCTGCAAACTGAAAAGCCGCCAGCGAAGGAGGCTGCTACCACCTATGACTACGATCCCCGTGACCCGGTGCCCACCCTGGGCGGGAACGTCTCCTCAGCCGATGGCATCATGCAGCAGGGCGCGTGGAACCAGCGGGGAGGGGAAGCCTTCTGGAACTGGTCCAAACCGGTGCCGCTTTCCGCCCGCCGTGATGTGCTGGTGTTTCAGACCGAACCGCTTGAGAAAGACACAGAAGTGACGGGCGAGATCGAGGTGAAACTCTGGATCTCATCCAGCGCGAAGGACACAGACTTCACCGCCAAGCTGGTGGACGTGTATCCCGCCAGCGCTGAGTGGCCGGACGGTTTCGACCTCAATGTTACAGACGGCATCGTGCGCGCCCGGTTCAGGGAGTCACTGAAAGTGGAAAAGCTCATGGTCCCCGGTGAGGTGTATCCGGTGACGATCAAGCTCTATCCGACCTCCAACGTGTTCAAGAAAGGGCATCGCATCCGGGTGGACATCTCCAGCAGCAACTATCCCAGGTTTGACGTGAATCCCAACACGGGTGAGCCGTTGAACGGACATCGTCGGATGGTGATTGCGACCAATACGATCTATCACCATGCCGGGCGGCCCTCGCAGATCGTGCTGCCGATGGTGCGGTGA